The following are encoded together in the Actinoplanes sp. N902-109 genome:
- a CDS encoding helix-turn-helix transcriptional regulator, giving the protein METPVTVTETDRLIAGAVRAEIARSRIRQRELMEETGWKRSYLTRRLSATVPFSVSELITLARILGVDVVSLIPDEARGYAAPGLALAS; this is encoded by the coding sequence ATGGAAACGCCCGTTACGGTTACCGAAACGGACCGGCTGATTGCCGGTGCCGTGCGCGCTGAGATCGCCCGCAGCAGGATCCGCCAGCGCGAGCTGATGGAAGAGACGGGCTGGAAGCGCTCGTATCTCACCCGCCGGCTGAGCGCGACCGTGCCGTTCTCGGTCTCGGAGCTCATCACGCTCGCGCGGATTCTCGGCGTCGACGTCGTCTCGCTGATCCCGGACGAGGCGCGCGGCTATGCCGCACCCGGCCTGGCCCTTGCCTCCTGA